In a single window of the Litorilituus sediminis genome:
- a CDS encoding N-acetylmuramoyl-L-alanine amidase has product MITDNKKYNLVNNFTLTLCLLACMLLSGYVQAKNSIDGVRIWPTPDSTRVVFDLKKKPKYKYFTLNSPRRLVIDIADTSASLALQNLANNDKRIKKIRKSKPKDKNSTRLVLELADEYQLSLFPLAPTGSYGNRLVVDLHDLNKRSAKKKSVTRPQEVIVAIVAGHGGDDPGSIGYKGTYEKKVTLAIAKKLAKLIDKDVHMKSVMIREGDYYVTHARKPKLARGNQADLLISIHADAFTSPKPRGASVLIQSTRRANSEFARMIENREKESELLGGAGDTIKHTHDSNLAVALADMTKEHTMKSSYEYAEDVLKQLKKITKLHKKKPEGLSLAVLKAPDIPSVLIETGFMSNPHDEKNLTNPKHQEKLARAIYNATSTFFNRNPPRGTLLASTQSIKHKVRRGDSLSVLANRYKTSVAHIKKTNNLNSNAIKVGQVLTITRLN; this is encoded by the coding sequence GTGATTACTGACAATAAAAAATATAATTTAGTTAACAACTTTACCCTGACATTATGCTTACTTGCCTGCATGCTGCTTAGCGGTTATGTACAGGCAAAAAATAGCATAGATGGCGTGCGTATATGGCCTACACCTGATAGCACGCGCGTAGTGTTTGACCTGAAAAAAAAGCCTAAATACAAGTACTTTACTCTAAACTCACCAAGACGTTTAGTGATAGATATTGCTGATACTAGCGCCAGCCTTGCTTTGCAAAATCTAGCTAACAATGACAAACGAATTAAGAAGATAAGAAAAAGTAAACCCAAAGATAAAAATTCTACTCGCTTAGTGCTTGAGCTAGCAGATGAGTATCAATTATCACTTTTTCCATTAGCACCAACGGGCAGTTACGGTAATCGCTTGGTGGTTGATTTACATGATTTGAATAAGCGCAGTGCGAAGAAAAAATCTGTTACTCGGCCGCAAGAAGTAATCGTAGCCATAGTGGCAGGTCATGGTGGCGATGACCCTGGCTCTATCGGTTATAAAGGCACTTATGAGAAAAAGGTGACTTTAGCTATCGCAAAAAAACTGGCTAAATTAATTGATAAAGATGTGCATATGAAATCGGTGATGATTCGCGAGGGTGACTATTATGTTACTCATGCGAGAAAGCCAAAACTTGCTCGAGGAAATCAAGCAGATTTATTAATTTCAATTCATGCCGATGCCTTTACTTCACCTAAGCCTCGTGGCGCTTCGGTATTAATTCAATCAACACGCAGAGCAAATTCAGAATTTGCTCGTATGATTGAAAACCGAGAAAAAGAGTCAGAATTACTTGGTGGTGCTGGCGATACCATTAAGCATACACACGATTCCAATCTTGCCGTAGCTTTGGCAGATATGACCAAAGAGCACACCATGAAAAGTAGCTATGAATACGCTGAAGATGTGCTTAAACAATTAAAGAAAATTACTAAATTGCATAAGAAAAAGCCAGAAGGTTTGAGTTTGGCTGTGCTTAAAGCGCCAGATATACCCTCGGTATTAATTGAAACCGGTTTTATGTCCAATCCGCATGATGAAAAGAACCTGACTAATCCAAAACACCAAGAGAAGTTAGCGAGAGCGATATATAACGCAACTAGCACCTTCTTTAATCGCAATCCGCCGCGCGGTACTTTGTTGGCGTCTACGCAAAGCATTAAGCATAAAGTGAGGCGAGGTGATTCTTTATCTGTGCTGGCAAATCGCTATAAAACCTCGGTAGCTCATATCAAAAAGACCAATAACCTTAACTCTAATGCGATAAAAGTAGGGCAGGTTTTAACCATAACTAGGCTCAACTAA
- a CDS encoding DNA cytosine methyltransferase yields MNDVHAKLDSHFSLEVLADILSLPKKSIESRINKGELAPCPESGLIDKAQVLHFPQVKSIHESRWDEELKIKPIRPYKLIELFAGGGGLALGMEQAGFESVLLNEWDKHACSTLRHNRPEWNVVEGDISNIDFTSINEEIDVLTGGFPCQAFSYAGKSLGFEDTRGTLFFEMARAIKETQPKVFLAENVRALLTHENGKTLEIIKSVIDELGYILVEPKVVKAIFYKVPQKRERLILVGIRKDIFENSKAKFEWPSPYKRIMTLTDAFKKGELYETDVAESAGQIYPKRKAEIMENVPQGGYWRNLSDDLQREYMQGSYFLGGGKTGMARRLSMDEPSLTLTTSPAQKQTERCHPTETRPLQSREYARIQTFPDNWEFQGPLSAVYKQIGNAVPVNMAAALGRSVVRLLNELEA; encoded by the coding sequence ATGAATGATGTCCATGCAAAATTAGATAGCCACTTTAGCTTAGAGGTATTGGCTGACATATTATCACTACCTAAAAAGTCAATAGAGTCGAGAATAAATAAAGGAGAGTTAGCTCCTTGCCCTGAATCTGGATTGATAGATAAAGCTCAAGTTCTTCACTTCCCACAAGTTAAAAGTATTCACGAATCAAGATGGGATGAAGAATTAAAAATAAAGCCTATCCGACCTTATAAATTAATTGAATTATTTGCAGGAGGAGGTGGGCTTGCATTGGGGATGGAGCAGGCTGGATTTGAAAGTGTGTTGTTAAATGAATGGGATAAACATGCATGCTCTACTCTTCGTCATAACAGACCTGAGTGGAATGTAGTAGAAGGCGATATATCGAATATTGATTTCACGAGTATAAATGAAGAAATCGATGTATTAACAGGGGGGTTCCCTTGCCAAGCATTCTCATATGCAGGTAAGAGTTTAGGGTTTGAAGATACTAGAGGTACATTGTTTTTTGAGATGGCAAGAGCTATCAAAGAAACACAGCCTAAAGTCTTTTTGGCTGAAAATGTAAGAGCTCTTTTGACTCATGAAAATGGAAAAACACTTGAGATAATAAAAAGTGTCATAGATGAATTAGGTTATATTTTGGTTGAGCCGAAGGTCGTGAAGGCTATTTTCTATAAAGTACCGCAGAAACGTGAAAGGTTAATTCTAGTAGGTATTAGAAAGGATATATTTGAAAATTCAAAGGCAAAATTTGAATGGCCATCTCCTTACAAAAGAATTATGACTTTAACTGATGCTTTTAAGAAAGGTGAGTTATACGAAACAGATGTTGCAGAATCTGCCGGTCAGATCTATCCCAAAAGGAAAGCTGAGATAATGGAAAATGTCCCTCAAGGAGGATATTGGCGAAACTTAAGTGATGACCTTCAAAGAGAATATATGCAAGGTAGCTACTTTCTTGGTGGGGGAAAAACAGGTATGGCGAGACGACTCTCAATGGACGAACCTAGTCTAACCTTGACTACATCGCCCGCACAAAAGCAGACTGAACGCTGTCATCCAACAGAAACTAGACCTTTACAATCAAGAGAATATGCAAGGATTCAAACATTTCCAGATAATTGGGAATTTCAAGGTCCTTTATCTGCCGTGTACAAACAAATAGGTAATGCGGTTCCTGTTAATATGGCTGCTGCCTTAGGGCGCTCCGTAGTTAGACTGCTAAATGAACTAGAAGCCTAG
- a CDS encoding DUF2237 family protein gives MEMDESLNVFGEELEICCVNPVTGIYRDGKCNTNKEDVGSHTVCVNVTKEFLEYSRFRGNDLSTPIPEYNFKGLKPGDSWCLCATRWLEAQQSNMAPRVHLKRTHIKALDIIPMALLKQYAVDLN, from the coding sequence ATGGAAATGGATGAATCACTTAATGTTTTTGGTGAAGAATTAGAAATATGCTGTGTAAATCCCGTTACGGGAATTTATCGCGATGGTAAATGTAATACCAATAAAGAGGATGTTGGCTCACATACGGTTTGTGTTAATGTCACAAAAGAATTTTTGGAGTACTCAAGGTTTAGAGGAAATGATTTATCTACGCCAATCCCAGAGTATAATTTTAAAGGTTTAAAGCCAGGTGATAGCTGGTGTTTATGTGCTACTCGATGGCTTGAAGCACAGCAGAGTAATATGGCGCCTCGAGTGCACCTAAAAAGAACACATATTAAAGCGTTGGATATTATTCCCATGGCATTACTTAAACAATACGCAGTTGATTTGAATTAG
- a CDS encoding transcriptional regulator: MKIKVKNIQQLGSVSKLVRKSQSLDQETAGLLSGNGLTFISQFENGKETVEIGRVLNLLEQLGIELEINLPPNLSDKTIDKLKEIHDKYVG; this comes from the coding sequence ATGAAAATTAAAGTGAAAAATATACAGCAGCTAGGATCCGTATCAAAACTGGTAAGAAAAAGTCAGTCACTTGATCAAGAGACAGCAGGTTTACTATCTGGAAATGGTTTAACTTTCATTAGTCAATTTGAAAATGGGAAAGAGACCGTTGAAATTGGTCGAGTACTAAATTTATTGGAACAGTTAGGTATAGAGCTTGAAATTAACTTACCACCCAATTTATCCGACAAAACAATTGATAAGCTTAAAGAAATACACGACAAGTATGTAGGGTAA
- a CDS encoding NAD(P)/FAD-dependent oxidoreductase — protein MCAAQAGYRGRSVVVVDMGKKPARKVLISGGGRCNFTNENANPDNYLCKNPHFVKSCLSRYSAQDFIELVERHGLNYHHKTLGQLFCDNNAQDIVDILMTECEWAGVEVKLRSEVLSVEKSESGYLVKTTDASYTCESLVVASGGLTMPKLGATPIGYQIAEQFGLNIIETMPALVPFTLHDHDKARFEGLSGISIDCLVSSENGKSFRENILFTHRGLSGPAILQISSFWRAGQEVTINLLPDSNLVETIAQWRAEQGQKSLKNLMATVLPKRFVEVLVKEQVIAEKAVNQLSHSEIEQLANTIHGWQIKPNGTEGYRTAEVTLGGVDTDELSSKTFESKKQPGLFFIGEVIDVTGWLGGYNFQFCWAAGFACGQVV, from the coding sequence ATGTGTGCCGCACAAGCAGGGTATCGAGGCCGAAGTGTTGTCGTTGTCGATATGGGCAAGAAACCTGCGCGTAAAGTGTTAATTAGCGGTGGCGGCCGCTGTAATTTCACTAATGAAAATGCTAACCCTGACAACTATTTATGTAAAAACCCTCATTTTGTTAAATCTTGTTTAAGTCGCTACAGCGCGCAAGACTTTATCGAGCTTGTTGAACGCCACGGTTTAAATTACCACCATAAAACCTTAGGTCAGCTGTTTTGTGATAATAACGCTCAAGATATTGTTGATATTTTGATGACCGAATGTGAATGGGCTGGTGTAGAAGTAAAACTGAGAAGCGAAGTACTTTCGGTAGAAAAGTCAGAATCTGGCTACTTAGTAAAAACCACTGATGCTAGCTATACGTGCGAGTCTTTAGTGGTTGCATCTGGCGGCTTAACTATGCCAAAACTTGGTGCAACACCCATAGGTTATCAAATTGCTGAGCAGTTTGGCCTAAATATTATTGAAACCATGCCAGCCTTAGTGCCCTTTACTTTACATGATCATGACAAAGCACGCTTTGAAGGCTTATCAGGCATTTCCATTGATTGTTTAGTGTCATCTGAAAACGGTAAAAGCTTTCGCGAAAACATCTTGTTCACTCATCGTGGTTTATCAGGACCTGCTATTTTACAAATATCATCATTTTGGCGAGCAGGGCAGGAGGTCACCATTAACTTGTTACCAGACAGCAATCTTGTTGAAACTATTGCACAGTGGCGCGCTGAGCAAGGGCAAAAATCACTGAAAAATCTAATGGCAACCGTGCTACCTAAACGCTTTGTTGAGGTATTGGTAAAAGAGCAAGTCATTGCTGAAAAAGCGGTAAATCAACTAAGTCATAGTGAAATTGAACAATTAGCCAATACCATTCACGGCTGGCAAATAAAGCCCAATGGCACTGAAGGCTATAGAACCGCAGAAGTAACCTTAGGTGGTGTTGATACCGATGAATTATCAAGTAAAACCTTTGAAAGTAAAAAACAGCCGGGCTTGTTCTTTATTGGCGAAGTAATTGACGTTACTGGTTGGCTGGGGGGCTATAACTTCCAATTTTGCTGGGCAGCTGGTTTTGCCTGTGGGCAGGTGGTTTAG
- a CDS encoding Eco47II family restriction endonuclease — MRSKYGLSFISDDDLYKHVQETIKKYRFSINLTQFNKNLVDPIKLTFDSKVYGKSIEEIIESESLRQIDKSNTNHIGYFHQNIFQYFDGWEVPPKGFDVVHKTSHIFAEMKNKHNTMNSASSQKTYIKMQQSILRNDEATCYLVEVIARNSQDIPWVISLDSEQMSNKNIRRISIDLFYEKATGEKFAFKQLCEVLPKVIDDVIAEEKLGKIENSVFSELKGISPDIVKSIYLLSFKKYEGFDGLAFK, encoded by the coding sequence ATGCGTTCTAAATACGGCCTTTCTTTTATATCAGATGATGATTTGTACAAACATGTTCAAGAAACGATAAAAAAATATCGCTTCTCTATTAATTTGACACAATTCAATAAAAACTTAGTTGATCCGATCAAACTAACATTTGATTCAAAAGTGTATGGTAAATCAATAGAAGAAATAATTGAGTCCGAATCACTCAGGCAAATAGATAAGTCAAATACAAACCACATTGGTTATTTTCATCAAAATATTTTTCAGTATTTTGATGGGTGGGAAGTTCCACCCAAAGGGTTTGATGTTGTACATAAAACATCACACATCTTCGCTGAAATGAAAAATAAGCACAATACAATGAATTCAGCATCATCTCAAAAAACTTATATAAAAATGCAGCAAAGCATTTTAAGAAATGATGAAGCTACATGCTATTTGGTTGAAGTAATAGCAAGAAACAGTCAAGACATTCCTTGGGTTATCAGTTTAGATAGCGAGCAAATGTCAAATAAAAATATTAGACGAATTTCTATTGATCTTTTTTACGAAAAAGCCACTGGCGAAAAGTTTGCATTTAAACAGCTTTGTGAAGTATTGCCTAAAGTTATTGATGATGTAATTGCCGAAGAAAAACTTGGCAAAATAGAAAATTCAGTCTTCAGTGAATTAAAAGGTATTTCACCAGACATCGTAAAAAGTATTTATTTACTTTCATTTAAAAAATATGAAGGTTTTGATGGGCTTGCGTTTAAATAG
- a CDS encoding chloramphenicol phosphotransferase CPT family protein has translation MNGNVIILNGASSAGKTTLSRCLQSTFSEVYLVCSLDAFWNMTPYDIPAGSKNFPNMKLALAKSVKALAETGHNVIVDIVFCGEKTYREMTSELSQLNLTLVKVECSLEELEKRELARGNRKVGLASSQYESVHRGVLYDLTVNTEKYSPEQCAQAILDSMD, from the coding sequence ATGAATGGTAATGTAATTATACTTAATGGCGCTTCAAGTGCTGGAAAAACCACTCTATCTAGGTGCCTGCAATCTACATTTTCAGAGGTTTATTTAGTTTGTTCTTTAGACGCCTTTTGGAACATGACCCCTTATGATATCCCCGCAGGCTCAAAGAATTTTCCTAACATGAAACTTGCGCTAGCTAAATCAGTGAAAGCATTGGCAGAAACTGGCCACAATGTAATTGTTGATATTGTTTTTTGTGGAGAAAAAACCTATCGAGAAATGACAAGTGAGCTGAGTCAGCTTAACTTAACCTTAGTTAAAGTAGAGTGCTCATTGGAAGAGCTGGAAAAGCGCGAACTTGCTCGAGGAAATCGCAAAGTTGGCTTGGCGAGTTCACAATATGAAAGCGTTCATCGCGGTGTACTATATGACTTAACCGTGAATACGGAAAAATACTCGCCAGAGCAATGCGCACAAGCGATACTAGATAGTATGGATTAG
- a CDS encoding HipA domain-containing protein, translating into MRKLNVFINHLKVGSLFEEDDIWAFQYSEDWLHFVDRYPICPQIPLQTEKQLDGSTKRYIQWFFDNLLPEEGARTLLAGDIKIDEADSFGILSITGAESAGAMTLLPSEADDVKAGVIELSYAELNSRIKNLPDIPLNNKESKRMSIAGAQHKMLIIKHGDQFLEPVGATPSSHILKPEHSKPEFYWQTVRNEWFVMNLAKAVGLDVPHTEVCYLPEPVYIIERFDRVALFPNQLRVHALDGCQLLGLSRSLKYAQSNVKQLYQFTETLRAKGKAKITVFNWAIFNAIVGNTDAHLKNLSCLVTPNGVVLSPMYDLISTAIYDGRHLNAELSQPMGKAKALGELTRADVLDFGEGLGLNKTLSQRELDKMLKIIEIEADKIIENVSTFKGIPNKAGELRMLREIRYKMIQEMVARLHT; encoded by the coding sequence ATGCGAAAGCTGAATGTATTTATTAATCACTTAAAAGTAGGTTCTTTATTTGAAGAAGATGATATATGGGCTTTTCAATATTCTGAGGATTGGCTTCACTTTGTGGATAGATACCCTATTTGTCCTCAAATCCCACTGCAAACAGAAAAACAGCTAGATGGTTCAACAAAACGATATATCCAATGGTTTTTTGATAATTTATTACCTGAAGAAGGGGCTAGAACTTTACTAGCAGGAGACATAAAGATAGATGAAGCTGACTCTTTTGGTATTTTATCAATAACTGGAGCTGAGTCTGCAGGGGCAATGACCCTATTACCTTCAGAAGCAGATGATGTTAAAGCAGGGGTTATTGAATTGTCTTATGCGGAATTAAACTCTCGCATCAAAAATTTGCCAGATATTCCATTAAATAATAAGGAAAGTAAGCGAATGTCTATCGCAGGGGCTCAACATAAAATGTTGATCATTAAGCATGGCGATCAATTTTTAGAGCCTGTAGGTGCTACTCCATCTTCACATATACTAAAACCAGAACATTCAAAACCAGAGTTTTATTGGCAAACCGTTAGGAATGAGTGGTTTGTGATGAATTTGGCGAAGGCTGTTGGGTTAGATGTACCTCATACAGAGGTTTGTTACCTTCCTGAACCCGTATATATTATTGAAAGGTTTGATAGAGTCGCTCTATTTCCTAATCAGCTTAGGGTGCATGCTTTGGATGGATGTCAATTACTGGGCTTAAGTCGATCACTTAAATATGCTCAAAGTAATGTAAAACAACTCTATCAATTTACAGAAACTTTGAGAGCAAAAGGTAAGGCAAAAATTACAGTTTTTAATTGGGCTATTTTTAATGCCATCGTAGGAAACACGGATGCTCATTTAAAAAATTTATCTTGCCTAGTAACCCCTAATGGAGTGGTATTATCACCAATGTACGATTTGATAAGTACAGCTATATATGATGGGCGTCATTTAAATGCTGAATTATCTCAGCCCATGGGAAAAGCAAAAGCACTGGGAGAGTTAACCCGAGCTGATGTCTTAGATTTTGGTGAAGGACTTGGTTTAAATAAAACTTTATCTCAACGTGAGCTTGATAAAATGCTCAAAATAATTGAAATCGAAGCCGATAAAATCATCGAAAATGTCTCTACTTTTAAAGGTATACCTAATAAAGCTGGTGAACTTCGTATGCTAAGAGAGATTCGTTATAAAATGATCCAAGAAATGGTGGCAAGGTTACATACTTAA
- a CDS encoding DUF6559 family protein — protein sequence MFDMFKNNPISSIACVLPPALVNAFAKQNFYSPEQVRHVFTNELKTEHNIEYALAMFCSQLDFDALQLAVTYKELRANVAKECFGGWPRFNFDSLLDYSRQSAGAGGGFAGDGGCGDGACGGGGE from the coding sequence ATGTTCGATATGTTTAAGAACAATCCAATTTCTTCAATTGCTTGTGTGTTACCACCCGCACTGGTTAATGCCTTTGCAAAGCAAAACTTCTATTCACCTGAGCAAGTCAGGCATGTTTTTACTAATGAGCTAAAAACTGAGCACAATATTGAATATGCTTTGGCAATGTTTTGCTCACAACTTGACTTTGATGCATTGCAATTAGCAGTAACTTATAAGGAGCTGCGTGCAAATGTTGCTAAAGAATGCTTTGGCGGTTGGCCTCGCTTTAACTTCGATTCACTATTAGATTATTCTCGCCAGTCAGCGGGAGCGGGTGGTGGCTTTGCTGGTGATGGCGGCTGTGGCGATGGTGCTTGCGGCGGAGGTGGCGAATAG
- a CDS encoding serine hydrolase domain-containing protein translates to MVVKSKIKQLAALTLMVSLSSFAHSNQAPEASVAESKISFWDLPALKKPFIDSTPTNKNDGLTVGHLNANHKNNENILALAKQLANNELGDYDSLLIQHNGELIFESYYKRGRINLPHFQASATKGYTGLVLARAMQLGYLTMEDLNKPLVSFLKDLQPEKFVEGAEKITLHHALNMSSGLRFTDDQLTEFRENREKYSGLAQVQAFLSLSEPITEKSQTIKYQGTDPIMVMQVIDAIVPGSAEDFIKKELLDKLSINNYTWRNDHSGLPVGDARASLTSRDMLKLGSLVLNDGKWQGEQLLSSDFLTKATSALSQTNEDWQPKSFFYGYLWYQTDITIADKSYDLTLTWGAGGNRIIVVDELNLVIVLTGHDREDTIFDQLTNSILPAFINNKAI, encoded by the coding sequence ATGGTAGTGAAATCTAAAATCAAACAGTTGGCAGCCTTAACACTTATGGTTAGTCTGAGCAGCTTTGCTCATTCAAACCAAGCACCAGAAGCAAGCGTAGCAGAAAGCAAAATATCATTTTGGGATTTGCCTGCGCTTAAAAAGCCCTTTATTGATAGCACGCCAACAAATAAAAACGATGGCCTTACGGTTGGTCACTTAAACGCTAATCATAAAAACAACGAAAACATTCTAGCGCTAGCGAAACAACTGGCGAATAATGAATTAGGCGACTACGACAGCCTGTTGATTCAACATAACGGTGAGCTTATTTTTGAATCATATTATAAACGCGGCCGAATAAACCTACCTCACTTTCAAGCCTCTGCGACCAAAGGCTATACAGGTTTAGTACTGGCTCGTGCGATGCAACTGGGCTACCTAACCATGGAAGATTTAAACAAACCACTGGTTAGTTTTTTAAAAGATTTGCAGCCAGAAAAGTTTGTTGAAGGCGCTGAAAAAATCACACTACATCATGCGCTAAACATGAGTTCAGGACTACGCTTTACTGATGACCAATTAACTGAGTTTCGAGAAAACCGAGAGAAATACAGTGGTTTAGCACAAGTACAGGCATTTTTATCGCTAAGTGAACCCATTACTGAAAAATCACAAACCATTAAGTATCAAGGCACAGACCCAATTATGGTGATGCAAGTAATCGATGCAATAGTACCTGGTAGCGCAGAAGACTTTATTAAAAAAGAGCTGCTTGATAAGTTAAGCATCAATAACTACACGTGGAGAAACGATCATAGCGGCCTGCCAGTTGGCGATGCTCGTGCCAGCCTCACCTCTCGTGATATGCTAAAACTCGGCTCTTTGGTACTAAATGACGGCAAGTGGCAAGGCGAACAGCTACTTTCAAGCGATTTTTTAACTAAAGCGACCAGCGCGCTAAGCCAAACTAATGAAGACTGGCAACCAAAAAGCTTTTTCTATGGCTACTTATGGTATCAAACAGATATTACGATCGCTGATAAAAGCTATGACCTAACCTTAACTTGGGGTGCTGGTGGCAACCGTATTATTGTTGTCGATGAGCTTAATTTAGTGATAGTTCTTACCGGTCATGATCGCGAAGACACCATATTTGATCAGCTTACTAACAGCATCTTACCGGCATTTATCAATAATAAAGCAATTTAA
- a CDS encoding winged helix-turn-helix domain-containing protein: MEQNQQYQLGSWVICPRSNTISNPVDSHSIDNKTMQVLLFLMQHAGEEVSKNQIIEHVWKGTVVAEDILSVAVSKIRKVLGDNARNPTFIKTLPGVGYRLIAQVDLIDGQTQQQSKQASFPYLYLLITLFFILAVVGYFIAGDKKIVNEQINTRSIAVLPFDDLSSAQDKQYFSEGLSEAIINQLSALKPLKVISQFSSFTYQGNYNAIDVGKALQVDTLLDGSVQAMGEHVRINVRIVSTQNGQQLWSKTFDSDNADIFKLQDDISAAVQAVIQPGFIASTQKIKETTAVSAQAYEWYLMGQYHWRQRNPESLLKAVTYFKHCMELAPDYADAHVGLAISYANLHHFANWSERKSVEHALPHINKALALEPNSPTALAAKGMILTLQAGYQTGFVMTEGSLAQQAQSAFLQSLALDDNATTHHWYSALLKKLRDEAQVIVHMNKALELNPLSAPLKRSFSTYLRAIGKLDSAQKMYQRALILEPNHFSQLLDVTHIFRHTQASITAIAKWQAENSELFTHCSSDEYCEQLVLVYLSIGAQRAANSILENMQGKHGHFLNSLGLINYGLAGEEEKVLAIMERLALARPNNARVLFNLATSQYRLGKFQQAKASLLRAYPKWQNAAEIALTDITADNYLAMVLYGATLSHLQEKDSAQALLSQLVLFVEQADITDKVQAKFTLAEINAQLNQPKAALKHLSAALAMGWVTSFDRFDREWWSLASNHLLQPLQQEQEFSALLKQHQQELSELRKQLSDSLNL; this comes from the coding sequence TTGGAACAAAATCAGCAATATCAATTAGGCTCGTGGGTTATTTGCCCAAGGAGCAACACCATATCAAACCCTGTTGATAGTCACAGTATCGATAATAAAACCATGCAGGTGCTGTTGTTTTTGATGCAACATGCTGGCGAAGAGGTTAGCAAAAACCAAATTATTGAGCATGTTTGGAAAGGTACTGTTGTTGCCGAAGATATTCTCTCCGTAGCTGTCAGTAAAATACGCAAAGTCTTAGGTGATAATGCCCGAAATCCAACCTTTATTAAAACCCTGCCGGGTGTGGGTTATCGACTTATTGCTCAAGTAGATTTGATAGACGGACAAACACAGCAGCAAAGCAAACAAGCTTCATTTCCTTACCTTTATTTACTTATTACGCTTTTCTTTATACTGGCTGTGGTGGGGTATTTTATTGCTGGGGATAAAAAAATAGTTAATGAACAAATTAACACTCGCTCAATAGCGGTATTGCCTTTTGATGATTTGAGTTCAGCGCAAGATAAGCAATATTTTAGTGAAGGTTTGTCTGAGGCCATTATTAACCAACTGTCAGCCTTGAAGCCTTTAAAGGTCATTTCGCAATTTTCTTCATTTACCTATCAGGGCAACTACAATGCAATTGATGTTGGCAAAGCATTACAGGTAGATACCTTACTGGATGGCAGTGTGCAAGCCATGGGCGAGCATGTTCGTATCAATGTTAGGATAGTAAGCACTCAAAATGGCCAACAGCTTTGGTCTAAAACGTTTGATAGTGATAACGCCGATATATTTAAACTGCAAGATGATATTAGCGCGGCTGTACAGGCGGTAATTCAACCGGGTTTTATAGCCAGCACTCAAAAGATAAAAGAAACAACAGCCGTTAGCGCACAAGCCTATGAATGGTATTTGATGGGACAATATCATTGGCGACAACGAAACCCTGAGTCTTTATTAAAAGCAGTGACTTACTTTAAGCATTGTATGGAGTTGGCGCCAGATTATGCCGATGCCCATGTGGGCTTAGCAATTAGCTATGCTAATCTTCATCACTTTGCTAATTGGAGTGAAAGAAAGTCGGTAGAACACGCATTGCCCCATATAAATAAAGCATTAGCGTTAGAGCCGAATTCGCCAACAGCTCTTGCAGCTAAGGGCATGATTTTGACCCTGCAAGCAGGCTATCAAACTGGTTTTGTTATGACCGAGGGTAGTCTTGCTCAGCAAGCTCAAAGTGCTTTTTTACAATCACTAGCGTTAGACGATAATGCGACAACTCATCATTGGTACAGCGCCTTGCTGAAAAAGCTTAGGGATGAAGCGCAAGTTATTGTGCATATGAATAAAGCGCTTGAGCTTAATCCGTTATCAGCGCCATTAAAGCGCTCATTTAGCACTTACCTTAGAGCTATCGGTAAACTTGATTCTGCACAGAAAATGTATCAACGTGCTTTGATTCTAGAGCCGAATCACTTCTCACAGTTGCTTGATGTCACTCATATTTTTAGGCATACGCAAGCATCTATTACTGCAATTGCTAAATGGCAGGCTGAAAATTCCGAGCTTTTTACTCATTGCTCAAGTGATGAGTACTGTGAACAGTTGGTATTGGTATATTTAAGTATTGGCGCACAGCGAGCAGCGAATAGCATTTTAGAGAATATGCAGGGAAAGCACGGACACTTCTTAAACTCATTAGGCTTGATTAACTATGGCTTAGCAGGTGAAGAAGAGAAGGTATTAGCCATTATGGAGCGTTTAGCATTAGCGCGACCAAATAACGCGAGGGTTTTGTTCAATCTAGCGACATCGCAATATCGTTTAGGGAAATTCCAACAGGCTAAAGCGAGTTTGTTGCGAGCATATCCTAAGTGGCAGAATGCTGCAGAAATTGCCTTAACGGATATTACTGCTGATAACTACTTAGCGATGGTGTTATATGGTGCAACCTTATCGCACTTGCAAGAAAAGGACTCAGCTCAGGCGTTACTTTCGCAGCTAGTGTTATTTGTTGAACAGGCAGATATAACCGATAAGGTTCAGGCCAAATTTACCTTGGCTGAAATCAATGCGCAGCTAAATCAGCCTAAAGCGGCACTCAAGCACTTAAGTGCTGCGCTAGCTATGGGTTGGGTAACCTCGTTTGATAGATTTGACAGAGAGTGGTGGTCATTAGCAAGCAACCATCTATTGCAGCCTTTACAGCAGGAACAAGAGTTTAGCGCTTTACTTAAACAGCATCAGCAAGAATTAAGTGAATTACGTAAGCAACTTAGTGATAGCCTGAATCTTTAA